In Ovis canadensis isolate MfBH-ARS-UI-01 breed Bighorn chromosome 11, ARS-UI_OviCan_v2, whole genome shotgun sequence, the DNA window TGAAATTTCTCTACATTAAATACCTTCATTCCCTCCATGATTTAGCCATTCATTCACACAGATTCATATGCATTTATAATCAAATCTTTTTTGATTGAAAAGAAGATAATTGGGATAAATCTCATCCTTGGTGTTTTAGAGACCCAGAAAGCATTGAAAGGTGAATAACATCATTATCCAATGCCCATGGTCAAATTCTTGGCGATCTGAATGATCTACAGaagataataattttatatttttacaggCAGTTAATATAGTAGATACAAAACAACTTGCACATTGTTCCGAGAGATACTCAATCTAACTATTCAAAACATTATCCTGTGTGGACATACTATATTTGAAGACAATCATTTGTAcgctattaatatttttaaaagttttataattatATCATGAACAGAATCAAATCATAGAGAGTAGAGTTCCTTAGTGGTACTTAATGACCTGCTGGATTAACTATCTCTTTTTGAGGAATATTACTTACATGATGAGAGCTGGTCATCCAGGATGAAAGCCTCATCCTTCCCAAGCCATGCTGGAAAGACATGGTGGCATTATTTTCAATactgctctctttttttttttccatttattatttgGCACTCAATTTTCCTGCCACTGTAACTTTATTTCATGCTATAATTAACTCATCactttattatattaattaaacCAGAATATTTATTACCTTTAGATGCAATGACTTTATTGATGAGTGTCATTTTAGTAAGATTTTAGAGAGAATCTTATATTCTTTTGAAACAGTCTAGTTTAATTAACaatatagaaagaagaaaaatatccacTCAAGTAATTTCCTTTAAAGATTTCAAAGGTTGGATAAATagtgtctctggtggctcagtggtaaagaatctgcctgccagtgtaggagatgtgggttcaatccctgggttgggaagatcccttggagagggaaatggcaaccctctccagtattcttgcctggaaaatcccacggacagaggagcctggcaggctacagtccctggaccGCAAAaggttcagacatgactgagcagctaaacaacaacaaatagtatCTAGTCTGATTATGTCTATCATTGTGTGCAtacgtgctaagtctcttcagtcatgtctgactctttgtgaccctaccctgtagactgtagtccacagggcttctctgtctgtgggatcctccaggcaagaatactggagagccttgccattccctcctccagggggtcttcccgacccaaggattgaactggcttctcttacgtctcttgcattggcaggcaggttctttaccacaagtgccatctgggaagccccatgtctaTCATTATTAGATTACAGTTCAGAGactgatattttcatttgttcatcCTACTTTTTACCAAGAATTATTGGATACACTTTATATAACCGAGGTTGTAAAAGGTACAGTGATATAACAGCTTCTGCCTCAGAGATTTGCAAGCATAGGAGGGCTGATTAACATCATAGTCCAATTAAAATTGACGTTCAAATAGTGATTTATATCCTTCAAACCATGGACTTCTGTGATCCTCACACCTGTGACAGTGATGGGGCAGATACTATTATTCCTAATATGTAGATGCAGAAGCTGAGCTTCACCCTTCTCAGATTTACTCTGATAATCAGTATCTTTGCTGGGATAAGAAcctaatattcttgggcttccacgCTGCTAAATGGACAATGATGAGTACAAAATGATCTATCATAAATTGTTATAAGATTTCTGAGAAGAGGACTTTATAGCTGGAAAGATCAAAGACAGCTTCTTGGAGAGGAATGACATTGGGGATGGATTTCCAAGTGCACCTGAAATTCTAAGGGCAGTCTCCAATGTAGGATGACCTCACATTGGTTGTGAGAAAATTCTCCTGCTGAAGAGTTTCCCCAGGGCAGCCTTCATGTCCCGATTCCTCAGACTATAGATGAAAGGATTTAACACTGGGGTCACTGCCATGTACATCACAGTTATCACCGCATCCTTTAGGCTGTAACTAGTCAGAGGGCGGAAGTACATGCCCATGACTGTCCCATAATACAGAGAAACAACTGTGAGGTGGGAAccacaggtggagaaggctttgAGCACACCTTTGGTGGATGGAACCCGTAAGACTGTGGAAAAGACCCTAACATAAGAGATGATGATGCATAGTAATGGCACAGAGAAAATACCAACTCCCAGGTACATCATCTTCACATTAAAGTGGATGTCAGAACAGGACAACTTGAGCAAAGGGGTAATGTCACAGTAGAAGTTGGCTACTTCCTGGTTTCCACAGAAGGACAGGCTAGCTGTGAGCAGAGTGTGGGGGAGGGCATTGGCATTTCCAACCACCCAAGACACCGTGACTAGCAGGACACAAGTCCGTGGGCTCATAATTATTGTGTAATGAAGTGGGCGGGTGATGGCCACAGCTCGATCATAGGCCATAGCAGCCAGGATGTAACTATCTGTGTTACCCAAGGCAATCATAAAATACATTTGTGTTAGGCATCCTCCAAAGGAGATGGCTTTGGTGCCCAGGAGGTGGTTGGCCAGCATCTTAGGGATAGTTACAGAGGAGAAGAAGATGTCGACAAAGGAGAGGTTGGCAAGGAGAAAATACATGGGGTTGTGAAGGTGAATGTCAGAGTGAATGGCCAAGATGATGAGCAGGTTTCCAATCAATGTGATGGGGTAAATGAACAGGAAGAGTAAGAAGAAGAAGTCTTCCTGTTTTTGCTGGCCAGTAACTCCCAAGAGGATGAAATTGAAGGTGGAGGACTGATTGTCTTCTCTCATGGATCCTTcagcaggaaaggggagaggaatccagaattATTAGTGTGGTTATTGTATGTAATGATCTTTCTTATCCACCATTTTGACACACGTGACCAACCATCTCTACAACTGAGTTAACTAAATCTGGAGATAACCAATATTTTTGGGGAAATATCAAGAATTACCCCTGGACACTCATGAATAAAAACTGAGCAATCTGTGAATCAGAGGTGCTTATCCTCCTCCACCCCAGAACCATCACTCAACATCTAGGATTTACTCAGTTAACAAATACTAATTTTTACATTGCATGTGCTACTTTGTTAGACATGTGGAAAAAGTACAAAATGTGAAAAGTATAAGAATTTCATCCATGTATTCTATACATGAGATGGAGTTAGATGCTAAGGTGCCATCGCAGATCACAGAGAGAGATGATTTCTGCTGAAATCTTGAAGGGAGAAGTAAAAGAACCATATGTCCCCGGGAGAGGAGCCAGGAGGTTCATCAGCATGAATGCTATTAACAGAGACTGTGAGTCAGAGTTCCAGGAAATGCTGGGTTGCTGAAATCCATTTTCCTGGAAAGTGTTTATGTTCTAAGATACTTGTCTCATGAGTGTGAAGATGCTGAAGACAGTTTTTAAGAAGAAGCCAAATTCTTCCCTGTGGTATCAGGGGTTCAGGTGAAAGAAATGCCCTCTTAAGTGCTTTGACCTATTGTTGCTTTGAgaaataacttatttttcttaAGCGGTCTGTTAACATGCACTGTTGAATATGAGAGTGCAAGGTTTGTAGCTATTCTCAGAAGCAACAGGCTTTTGTGAGTTcatctgcatgcatgcatgtgtacacacacagagtatTATTTCAGGAAGCTGCTGAGGAATGGCATAACCAAATCAAAACTACCCCTTCCTCACCCCATTTTCATGGATAAGGGCCCAGGAACAACCATTGTCAGAAGGGgagtgtctctctccctctctcctctctgtctcccctctcttttctctcctcccttgCTCTTTTTCTGTTCATCCATTCAGGAGAATTTGGGTTCTGAATTCAGGCCAGGGTTTGAGTCCTTGTTTTGCCTCTACCTCTGTGAAGACAATTCAATTCACCATTTTCTTTCATCTGGTAAAATGGCAATAATTCTGCTTACCTCTCCTGGTATTGCGAGGGTCAAAGGAGATTATGCATGTAGTGCAGTTACTGGCTATTTAATCCCCTGGTATTACTGTTGTAAAAAGTTTCTTCTCCAATATCCACAGCTTCTACCTGGGGAGTCAGCTCAGATGTTTCCAAAAGGGACTTAGTCCTGTGGCCTTCACTCCTCTTCCATGAATGGAGAGTTTACAGGCAGCTGGTCTAGTAAGTACCTGTTAGCCTTGCTTTCTGGAGGCAGGCATGCTGGAGAATGTGTTAGTAGTAGTCCTAGAGGAGGGTCTCTGGTCCTGTGTTtctgaggcagaagacaggactGGAATGATTTGGAAAGAGGAGCCCTGAGTTTTCCCACTGTGGAGCAGAAGAGCCAGAAGGAGTTGGCCTGGATGGGGGCTAAAGATGAGGACTCTAGTTTCCTCCTCAAGGAAGCACAATGGGTCATATGAGAGAGAAAACGGTGAGTGGTTCACTAGGTTATAAAGTCTCTTGAAACATGACTTTCCCCTGTCTTAATTCGGGCCAAAGTCAGAGTAATTGTTGAGACTCATTACATGCTGTGCCTTGAGGGGATACAGTCGTTCTCATGAGTAATTTTGTCAGAGTTCTTTTCTAGAAGGAATGATGGGCAACAGTCTCCCAGAGAGTGTCTCCAGGGTCCAGGCTTTGGGCTTACCTATTCTGGCCTCTCTGTTGAAATGTGGACCCTTGTCCTCTGCTTTAGCACAAACTGGAACCATCCCTTGGGATACAAGGAGTGTGGTAAAATTGAACTCCTAGGCTTTATTCCAGGCTACACTGAAGACTTCTGGTGTTAAATGTGCAAAGAAGAGTAATTACATTTCATCTTTTACCTGTGATTTGTCTTAGGGGAGGCTATGAGGGaaattaaactttcttttttcttgtgctTTGATAGTAAGTCTCCGAATTTTTTAGATTCTTAGAGAAGAAAAGGTTCTAGATGTTATCTAGTCCACCTCATGTACGTATCACCTTTGTAACAGCCCTGATTAGTGGTCATTATGCTATAACTTAGCCCCCTTCTGTAGTAGCAGTAGAGGACCATGGTGAAGGCTGTGAGCTCTGATTGGGTTTCAGTCCAGGCTCTGCCTCTTTCGGGCTGTAAGTAACTTTGCATAGTTATTAAATGTACTTACTCATTTctgtggggcttctcaggtggtgctgtggttaagaatctgcctgacaatacaggagacataagagacacgagttcaacccctgggttggggagatctggagaagggcatggaaacccactccagtattcttgcctagagaatcccatggacagaggaacctggagggctacagtccatggggtcgcaaagagttggatgcgactgaagcgacttagcatgcatgcactcatcTGTATAATTGGAATaacaaagcagcagcagcagcagcagcaacattctcAGAAATTTGTTGTAAAGATCACATGAACTGATATTTGAAAAGTCCTTAAACCAGAGCCTGGTATATAGTTAGCACTTAGCAAATTTTAGCTGTTATTTTATTATCTCTGTGCTACTTTTTTCCTCCTATAATACTTCCTATCAATTACCTCTTTTACTATTGGCCATGTAGCTGTTGGATGACTCCCCAAAATCTTCTTCAGATTCTGCCGATCTCAAAACATTTGCTGAATTACATTTTCCCTTGGAGTTGTTTCAGGTTATGCCATTGTATTTGCTCTGTTATTACTGTTACTCACATCACAGTCCACTGTCTAGGACTTGGGCTTCACAGACGTGGATAATATAACATCTCATGATAAATATTTTCATCCTAGTTTTCATcccagtgatttttttctctttgtgtccttttcaaaatatcttactaattccactttttattttctgagggCTCATTAGGGGCAAGGAATTGTGTAATGGCATCAGAGAGAACTATGAAGAAAACCATATTTTAACCTCAAACATTACAACCGTTTCTATGTAAAGTGTCTACAACTTTCCTTAGCTTATAAAAGAAATCTCTTGCCTCCCATGTGCTAAAGAGAAAATCCTGTGGATTGCTGCAGAGGCTAAAATTCACTGTctgtaatagagttttgccaagaaaatgcactggtcatagcaaacaccctcttccaacaacacaagagaagactctacacatggacatcaccagatggtcaacaccaaaatcggattgattatagtctttgcagccaaagatggagaagctctatacagtcaacaaaaacaagaccaggagctgactgtggctcagatcatgaactccttattaccaagttcagactgaaattgaagaaagcagggaaaactgctagatcattcaggtatgacctaaatcaaatcccttatgattatacagtggaagtgagaaatagatttaagggcctagatctgatagatagagtgcctgatgaactatggacagaggtccatgacattgtacaggagacagggatcaagaccatccccatggaaaagaaatgcaaaaaagcaaaatggctgtctgaggaggccttacaaatagctgtgaaaagaagagaggtgaaaagccaaggagaaaaggaaagatataagcatctgaatgcagagttccaaagaatagcaagaagagataagaaagccttcttcagcgatcaatgcaaagaaatagagggaaacaacagaatgggaaagactagagatctcttcaagaaaattagagataccaagggaacatttcatgcaaagatgggctcaataaaggacagaaatggtatggaactaacagaagcagaagatattacgaagaggtggcaagaatacacggaagaactgtacaaaacagatcttcatgacccagataatcatgatgatgtgatcactaatctagagccagacatcttggaatgtgaagtcaagtgggccttagaaagcaccactacgaacaaagctagtggaggtgatggaattccagttgagctgtttcaaatcctgaaagatgatgctgtgaaagtgctgtactcaatatgccagcaaatttggaaaactcagcagtggccacaggactggaaaaggtcagttttcattccaattccaaagaaaggcaatgtcaaagaatgctcaaactaccacacaattgcactcatctcacatgctagtaaagtaatgctcaaaattctccaagccaggcttcagcaatacgtgaaccatgaactccctgatgttcaagctggttttagaaaaggcagaggaatcagagatcaaattgccaacatccggtggatcatggaaaaagcaagagagttccagaaaaacatctatttctgctttattgactatgccaaagcctttgactgtgtggatcacaataaattgtggaaaattctgaaagagatgggaataccagaccacctaacctgcctcttgagaaatctgtatgcaggccaggaagcaagagttagaactggacatggaacaacagactggttccaaataggaaaaggagtatgtcaaggctgtatattgtcaccctgcttatttaacttatatgcagagtccatcatgagaaacgctggactggaggaaacacaagctggaatcaagattgccaggagaaatatcaataacctcagatatgcagatgacaccacccttatggcagaagtgaagaggagctaaaaagcctcttgatgaaagtgaaagaggagagcgaaaaagttagcttaaaactcaacattcagaaaaggaagatcatggcatccggtcccatcacttcatggcaaatagatggggaaacagtggaaacagtgtcagactttatttttttggctccaaaatcactgcagatggtgactgcagccatgaaattaaaagacgcttactccttggaagaaaagttatgaccaacatagatagcatattcgaaagtagagacattactttgccgactaaggtccgtctagtcaaggctatggtttttccactggtcatgtatggatgtgagagttggactgtggagaaggctgagcaccgaagaactgatgcttttgacctgtggtgttggagaagactcttgagagtcccttggactgcaaggagatccaaccagtccatcctgaaggagatcaaccctgggatttctttggaaggaatgatactaaagctgaagctccagtactttggccacctcatgcgaagagttgactcactggaaaagactctgatgctgggagggattggggtcaggaggagaaggggacgaccgaggatgagatggctggatggcatcacggactcgatggacgtgcgtctgagtgaactacaggagttggtgatggacagggaggcctggcgtgctgcaattcatggcgtcgcaaagagttggacacaactgagagactgaagtgaactgaactgataaaatccCAAACTTTGttaaatcttttctaaaaatactaaaaaatgacCTATGCAATATATTTGCAGaataacagaagaggaaaaacacCTTAAGTACTTGGATGAAAAATTGTATTAGAAAGTTCTCTAAAGAagggaacaaaaaaaaagattttttgaattttaaaatattttaagacctTTAAAATAAGAGATTATGAGACAAATAAAtttagatgaaagtgaaattgacaTAGAGACAGCAAACAGAAGTGAATAAGGAACATTACATGATTGTACTTGGTGTTTTAGGCAGAATTGAcaacatttcagaaaataaatgagcAGTATTCAGGACAATCCAGAAATCGTCTTAATCTCTCCAGGCGGATTATTTGACAGCTCTCCTTGGAGATATGAGCATTAGATATGTGGTCTTCCTTCTGAGCACCAATGTTCTGGTAACACCACCTTTTGCCTTTTGCTCCCTTGAGATAGTGTAACTTCTTGCAGTTTTTACTCTGGGTTATTCAGCATTTTTTATTCTGGTTAgctcagcattttcttttttcatctttagtCTCTTTTAGgatatattaatatgttaataCTATATATCTaattgcagtagtcatgtacagatgtgatagttggaccataaacaaggctgagcaccaaagaattggtgctttcgaactgtggcattggagaagactcttgagagtcccttggacggcaaggagaccaaaccagtcaattctaaaggaaatcaaccctgaatactcattggaagggctaatgctgaagcagaagctccaatattttggtcacctgatgcaaacagccgattcatgggaaaagactttaatgctgggaaagattgagggcaaaaggagaagagggcagcagaggatgagatggttggataggatcactgactaaatggaagtgaacttgggcaaactccaggagataatgagggacagggaggactggtgtgctgcagtttatggggttgcaaagagtcagaaatgacttagcaactgaacaacaacaataattccctgtattaaattttctttttttaaacttgttattcattttttatttaactttctattggagtatagttgatttacagtgttgtattagtttcagcaaAACGAATCAGTTTTACACATacgtactctttttttttaagattctttttacaTATAGGCCATTATAGAGTACTGACtagagttcactgtgctatacaatagattcTTAATAGttagctgtttttttaaaaaaatgatttctttgattgtgctgggtcttttgtTTCTGTGCGGGCTTTGTTCTGGTTGCAGCGCATGTCACGCTCCAGtttcagtgtgtgggcttctcattgcagtggcttctcttgttgcagagctctaCAGCACTCagtcttcagtagttgtggtgtgtgggctcaatagttgtggcttccgggctctagagcacaggctcaatagttatggCATACTGGTTTAGCTGTtccgcagcatgtgagatcttcctggatcagggattgaacccatatctcctgcactggcaagtagattctttactactgaaccaccaaggaagcccctggttATCTATTGTATACGTAGTAGTCTGTATATgccagtcccagtctcccagtttatccctcgtTCCTTATCCTCTgttaaccatgtttgttttctacatccgtGATTCtagttctgttttgtaaataagttcatttgtatgatttttataaatttattttttaaaaatttctgaataAAGTGTATAACCTTTTATTTAAAGTACCCATAAATGTTGGCCTTGATCCTAAACTACCCCATTATCTTGGACTCAATATAATATACAAAAAAGCATTATTCCATTCATTATACTTCTGAGGGTCATTTCATTGAGAGGACacagtatcagtatcagttcagttgctcagtggtgtccgactctttgcgaccccatggactgcagcatgccaggcttccctgtccattaccaattcccaggAACACCAAGGAacaccaagtcggtgatgccatctaacagtctcatcctctgtcgtccccttctcctcctgcccccaatccctcccagcatcagggtcatttccaatgagtcagctcttcacattaggtggcgaaagtattggagcttcagcttcagcatcagtccttccaatgaatattcagaactgatttcctttaggatggactgattggatctccttgcagtccaagggactctcaagagtcttctccaacaccacagatcaaaagcatcaattcttcagcgctcagctttctttatagtccaactctcacatccatacatgactactttaagaaccatagccttgactagacaaacctttgttggcaaaggaatatctctgctttttatttatttttttaaattttaatttaattttatttttttactctacaatactgtattggtttttccctacattgacatgaatctgccacatgtGTACATGAATTCCAAACCCTGAGCCccactcccaccaccctccccatatcatctctctgcgtcatcccagtgcaccagccccaaacatcctgtatcctgtatcaaacctagactagtttttcattcttaca includes these proteins:
- the LOC138414649 gene encoding olfactory receptor 1A1; translation: MREDNQSSTFNFILLGVTGQQKQEDFFFLLFLFIYPITLIGNLLIILAIHSDIHLHNPMYFLLANLSFVDIFFSSVTIPKMLANHLLGTKAISFGGCLTQMYFMIALGNTDSYILAAMAYDRAVAITRPLHYTIIMSPRTCVLLVTVSWVVGNANALPHTLLTASLSFCGNQEVANFYCDITPLLKLSCSDIHFNVKMMYLGVGIFSVPLLCIIISYVRVFSTVLRVPSTKGVLKAFSTCGSHLTVVSLYYGTVMGMYFRPLTSYSLKDAVITVMYMAVTPVLNPFIYSLRNRDMKAALGKLFSRRIFSQPM